A window of Saccharomyces eubayanus strain FM1318 chromosome XII, whole genome shotgun sequence contains these coding sequences:
- the SMF3 gene encoding putative divalent metal ion transporter SMF3, with protein sequence MRSYTEILQKFVRFIGPGILVSVAYMDPGNYATSVSGGAQYKYTLLFSIFISNIFAVLLQCLCVKLGTVTGYDLAENCRHNLPKKLNYTLYFFAEVAIIATDLAEVVGTAIALQILFKIPLTWGVLLTVLDVLVILMFYTPNGQSLKKVRVFEFGVGILVIGTCICFVLELFKISIPDKAELFKGFLPSTIIFKEQQALYISLGILGATVMPHSLYLGSSIVKPRLHDYDMKKYGKVNDRPSLSAIKYSLNYAYAELIISLFLIATFVNSAILIVAGATLSGQPEAEDADLLSIYKLLVHYISPAAGLIFALAMLCSGQSAGIICTLAGQIVSEGFLQWSLPPWATRLCTRLIAIVPCVFVTLTMGEKGISDILNLSQVVLSLILPIVSAPLIYFTANRKLMVVHDENGVVRAPNDANTITDETTPLNSKHSKIVDFTNSRLLTYTSIFVWALIGSLNCYLVISFCLGADIHF encoded by the coding sequence ATGCGGTCCTATACGGAAATTCTTCAGAAGTTCGTTAGGTTCATTGGGCCAGGGATCCTGGTCAGTGTGGCCTATATGGACCCAGGGAATTATGCTACTAGTGTTTCTGGTGGTGCCCAGTACAAATATACCTTAttgttttccattttcataTCGAATATCTTTGCTGTGCTTTTACAATGTCTTTGTGTCAAGCTGGGTACTGTGACGGGTTATGATTTGGCTGAAAACTGTCGTCATAATCTACCTAAGAAACTGAACTATACTCTTTACTTTTTTGCTGAAGTGGCCATCATCGCCACTGATTTGGCTGAAGTTGTGGGTACTGCCATTGCCTTgcaaattcttttcaagataCCACTGACTTGGGGTGTCTTATTAACGGTGTTGGATGTCCTAGTAATCTTAATGTTCTACACACCAAACGGTcagtctttgaaaaaagtcagagtatttgaatttggtgTTGGTATCCTGGTCATCGGTACTTGTATTTGTTTCGTCCTAGAATTGTTCAAGATTTCTATTCCCGATAAAGCTGAACTGTTTAAGGGGTTTTTGCCTTCGACTATTATCTTCAAAGAGCAACAAGCTCTTTATATCTCCTTAGGTATCTTAGGTGCCACCGTCATGCCTCATTCTTTGTATTTGGGCTCGTCCATTGTTAAGCCAAGATTGCATGATTATGATATGAAGAAATATGGGAAGGTTAATGATCGTCCAAGCTTAAGCGCTATAAAATACTCGTTAAACTACGCTTACGCCGAGTTAATCATCTCTCTGTTTTTGATCGCTACTTTCGTTAATTCCGCTATTTTAATCGTTGCAGGTGCCACTTTATCTGGTCAACCTGAAGCAGAGGATGCTGATTTATTATCTATTTACAAATTGCTGGTCCATTACATATCACCCGCAGCAGGTTTGATCTTTGCGTTAGCCATGCTATGCTCAGGACAGTCTGCAGGTATCATTTGTACACTTGCTGGGCAAATCGTTTCAGAAGGGTTTCTGCAATGGTCTTTACCACCTTGGGCCACAAGATTGTGCACAAGATTAATCGCCATTGTACCATGTGTATTTGTTACTTTAACCATGGGtgaaaaaggaatttcagatattttgaatCTCTCTCAAGTGGTATTATCGTTGATTTTACCAATCGTTTCAGCGCCTTTGATTTACTTTACCGCAAATAGGAAACTAATGGTCGTTcatgatgaaaatggaGTGGTGAGGGCTCCCAACGATGCTAACACAATCACAGACGAAACTACTCCATTGAATTCCAAGCACAGTAAAATCGTCGATTTTACAAACAGTCGCTTATTAACCTATACCTCCATTTTCGTGTGGGCTTTAATAGGTAGTTTGAACTGTTATCTGGTGATTTCGTTCTGTTTAGGTGCTGACATCCACTTTTAG
- the MLH2 gene encoding mismatch repair protein MLH2 produces the protein MTIQQLSLDSQRKIVSSSFIYGPVAAVRELIDNSIDSGAKNIYVDIDSATGGCDYISVKDDGSGVDTNDRPFMCSHHTTSKITTIGDISILTTLGFRGEALFLLSNLCNQQGSMQVETKTVGDVIGEKWLIDGGGAITNGKRYKISCPVGTTVTLRKLLGGLRARYLEISSKPRKTLDELTYLINHYSLIHRNIRFFFSLVSLRKNGSVERKQTQETLDSKISRARSLSLLARLKKPVPVNFIAEEKLVIDEKMALDLVLPKMVPASDVINIKKRLRFISVNERALSLNLETGKAVSKLLSSLYKNANLLEPMVWFINLNCDTKLIDVNIEPEKNDVMIKGFETVLKKLELKIKLLLEEKLDPCTSTAYDENVQSLANKRITPTLEILAPDVENETIKSCGNGTNEEKGGNGQNNLKSIIPTYNDEPNLENTTIVDATPSPTKIEKGEFLDQQTQESLSNCKIPSSRSLASEDGTNWRHNLQEDLSESNEVAGAGSSTLPSSLTYNYIETIPENEDLELSKDASISNPFMITKIRSVNRKLSEDSHKAKNGNCDGAEAGKIREKMQLSSTTEEELFRPQKTYSKRTDGVNTKTDSDDLKQKNIDKYAKKVSHLHNRVPRLIQFSEYTNNLVFDWKHSKPPAHNTDSFAKDALWLRSRDEPTNPSFSLLQGLRTRVKKRGRTEATANGWCLFTPDSS, from the coding sequence ATGACAATACAGCAACTATCCTTGGACTCTCAAAGGAAGATTGTGTCTAGTTCCTTTATTTATGGTCCAGTGGCAGCTGTAAGAGAACTGATAGATAATAGCATCGATTCGGGTGCTAAAAATATCTACGTTGACATAGATTCCGCCACTGGAGGGTGCGACTATATATCAGTTAAAGACGATGGGTCTGGTGTAGATACGAATGATAGGCCTTTCATGTGCTCACACCATACCACGTCAAAGATAACCACTATCGGGGATATTTCAATTCTGACAACCTTAGGATTTAGAGGTGAagctttatttcttttatcgAATTTGTGTAACCAACAAGGCTCAATGCAGGTGGAGACGAAAACCGTAGGCGATGTTATTGGTGAAAAATGGTTAATTGATGGTGGAGGTGCTATCACGAATGGAAAGCGATATAAGATATCTTGTCCCGTTGGAACCACAGTAACACTAAGAAAGCTTTTAGGGGGATTGCGAGCGAGATATCTTGAAATATCCTcgaaaccaagaaaaacacTTGATGAGCTGACCTATCTGATAAACCATTACTCCTTAATTCATAGAAACattcgattttttttctcactTGTATCGTTACGAAAAAATGGTTCTGTAGAGCGTAAGCAAACACAAGAGACTTTAGActccaaaatttcaagagcAAGAAGCTTATCCTTACTGGCAAGGTTGAAGAAGCCTGTACCAGTAAATTTCATAGCAGAGGAAAAGTTAgtcattgatgaaaaaatggctTTAGATCTGGTTTTACCAAAAATGGTACCAGCATCAGATGTTATTAACATAAAGAAGCGGCTAAGATTCATATCTGTCAACGAAAGGGCTTTGTCTTTAAATTTGGAGACGGGGAAAGCTGTTTCTAAGCTGCTGTCGTCACTTTACAAGAACGCAAATCTACTAGAACCTATGGTTTGGTTTATTAATTTGAACTGTGATACGAAACTAATTGACGTTAACATTGAACCGGAGAAAAATGACGTGATGATCAAAGGCTTTGAAACAGTTcttaaaaaattagaactgaaaataaaactgcTATTGGAGGAAAAGCTTGACCCATGTACAAGCACAGCATATGATGAAAACGTACAGTCCTTGGCCAATAAAAGAATAACTCCTACACTGGAGATTCTCGCACCTGACGTGGAGAAtgaaacaataaaaagttGTGGTAATGGTACAAATGAGGAGAAAGGTGGCAACGGGCAGAATAACTTAAAATCGATAATACCTACTTATAACGACGAACCCAATTTAGAAAACACAACTATTGTTGATGCTACACCCTCGCCTACAAAGATCGAAAAAGGTGAATTTCTTGACCAACAAACTCAGGAGAGCCTTTCAAACTGTAAAATCCCGAGCTCCAGATCTCTGGCTTCTGAAGATGGTACCAACTGGCGTCACAATTTGCAAGAGGATTTAAGTGAAAGCAATGAAGTGGCGGGAGCTGGCTCCTCAACATTGCCCTCTTCTTTGACTTATAATTATATAGAAACTATCccagaaaatgaagatcTAGAGCTTTCCAAAGATGCATCTATTTCCAATCCTTTCATGATTACGAAGATAAGAAGTGTTAATAGGAAACTAAGTGAAGACTCGCATAAAGCTAAAAATGGTAATTGCGACGGTGCCGAAGCAGGAAAAATACGTGAGAAAATGCAATTGTCAAGCACAACAGAGGAAGAATTGTTTAGACCACAAAAAACATATAGCAAAAGAACTGACGGCGTGAACACGAAAACTGATTCAGACGACttgaaacaaaagaatattgatAAATATGCAAAAAAAGTGTCACACTTACACAATAGAGTACCGAGACTCATACAATTTTCTGAATATACCAACAACCTTGTCTTTGATTGGAAACACAGCAAACCTCCAGCGCACAACACCGATAGCTTTGCCAAAGATGCTCTATGGTTACGTTCCAGAGATGAACCCACTAATCCTTCTTTCAGCCTCTTGCAAGGCTTGCGAACGCGTGTGAAGAAACGAGGACGCACTGAAGCCACAGCAAACGGCTGGTGCCTCTTCACGCCAGACAGTTCTTGA
- the PAU23 gene encoding seripauperin PAU23, translating to MVKLTSIAAGVAAIAAGVAAAPATTTLSPSDERVNLVELGVYVSDIRAHLAQYYLFQAAHPTETYPVEVAEAVFNYGDFTTMLTGVAADQVTRMITGVPWYSTRLRPAISSALSKDGIYTAVPK from the coding sequence ATGGTCAAATTAACTTCAATCGCTGCTGGTGTCGCCGCCATCGCTGCTGGTGTAGCCGCTGCCCCAGCCACCACCACTTTATCTCCATCCGATGAAAGAGTCAACTTGGTTGAATTGGGTGTCTACGTTTCTGATATCAGAGCTCATTTGGCTCAATACTACTTGTTCCAAGCCGCTCACCCAACTGAGACATACCCAGTTGAAGTTGCTGAAGCTGTTTTCAACTATGGTGATTTCACTACCATGTTGACTGGTGTCGCCGCAGACCAAGTCACCAGAATGATCACTGGTGTCCCATGGTACTCCACCAGATTGAGACCAGCCATCTCTAGTGCTTTGTCCAAGGACGGTATCTACACCGCTGTCCCAAAATAG
- the COX12 gene encoding cytochrome c oxidase subunit VIb, producing MADQENTPLHTVGFDARFPQQNQTKHCWQSYVDYHKCINMKGEDFAPCKVFWKTYNALCPLDWIEKWDDQREKGIFAGDINVN from the coding sequence ATGGCTGATCAAGAAAACACCCCATTACACACAGTTGGTTTCGATGCCAGATTCCCTCAACAAAACCAAACCAAACATTGCTGGCAGTCATATGTGGATTACCACAAATGTATCAATATGAAGGGTGAAGATTTCGCTCCATGTAAGGTGTTCTGGAAGACCTACAATGCTTTATGTCCCCTAGACTGGATTGAAAAGTGGGATgatcaaagagaaaagggTATATTTGCAGGTGATATCAATGTGAATTAA
- the RIC1 gene encoding Ric1p — MHLWPISPPQLLKIPPRNTKLDNGPINDDNILQSMALPQANVVIILTPTRVLIYNFKPMALVASHERTTASLKEFGENRSMKRSAPYNDIIEGLISKKDSQYLLWHQGKLVFYVMTDKNFLLTYQILKNCTNEIIFKEYGIPVIEPLLLNEEEMNSGEYDFNTDDDTLTVFDKNNSSKVIQNGFGITKEKGFLHFLSNQENIDELPVKKLELRLKVVLKFDYEIIDMIGIKTFSKVGDGRYEEVLIVLFPHGLQLLTILDFKVSKSSLVEVKNGIKTIVCNKQLMVLSHDPEEKQTIVSIIDIDKQAIEATPLLDIPEEPLTCFEVNGRLLIVFKEKIVCFDSKIKKISYSWKPPFVIKLCGKINSEILLLISEDNRNIHFYTEFGNLLFATYFDQDDYDEDNDDENVKSEDKKKVAKYEISDFAYLDKSLITVSRSGEYQFWKLWEETKQTQFDFRNPKSYVLTNTNNDIIIYSPVASSSLNNDNLQVIKLPTKTFNNHIALVKINSSLKLCATYVSNKNILLIQNLETNVWSSFADQNVLDLHWLGDNYLICHMKNSDGSTSLECLRIPLQEANKDIELSDYIIWEYRIPENTTVFSVHVNALFRYKLLKIKSKDNETSEKQAEALFKTAEVILVTDTQTIVFDVISTVHPSGLNLIKRFYQYLKISIPIDVQPNKIEWITNMKDGLLFFADRKIMKLCKLNGGGWQTLTLLSNIERIVDVIKDEIFLVQGLNYVIYSLEDLWDDKKSLVSIPIEEDLYPISITPEAATTHTLHCIFNTRFSKLVVKHQIYLDQLILAKLRDGINLENISSDYRSLKHYKFALEKILSTKILQNDSLDDILKLVKMYDNSDSEQDTPMPNHSGMLEIISNCLRKIETKYWNHLFTNLKMTPRDLLALCIEENEAKMLGILLLVFLNYDEKEMVNDLHFRKPEVETKDNETTDDSSTRSSDKSVTNVLKDEELMLKVLELLVTSAANATDPMKATDSWDMCFQLIRLLKELDKENNTRMVQKALERLK, encoded by the coding sequence ATGCACTTATGGCCGATTAGCCCGCCTCAATTGCTTAAAATACCGCCACGCAACACGAAACTAGACAATGGCCCCATAAACGACGATAATATCCTTCAGTCAATGGCTCTACCTCAGGCCAATGTCGTTATCATACTAACTCCAACGAGAGTGCTCATTTACAATTTTAAGCCTATGGCGTTGGTTGCAAGTCATGAAAGAACTACGGCTTCTCTCAAAGAATTTGGTGAAAACAGGTCCATGAAAAGATCTGCTCCATATAATGATATCATTGAGGGActtatttccaaaaaagatTCACAATACTTATTGTGGCATCAGGGGAAGCTTGTGTTTTACGTTATGACTgacaaaaattttcttttgaccTACCAAATTCTAAAAAATTGCACAAATGAgataattttcaaagagtaCGGAATACCTGTTATAGAACCTCTTTTACTcaacgaagaagaaatgaacAGCGGCGAATATGATTTCAATACAGACGATGATACACTTACAGTGTTTGACAAGAACaactcttcaaaagttATACAGAATGGGTTTGGTATAACTAAAGAGAAGGGTTTCCTACATTTCCTTTCCAATCAGGAAAATATCGATGAACTTCcagtaaagaaattggaacTTCGTTTAAAAGTTGTCCTGAAATTTGATTATGAAATCATAGATATGATTGGCATCAAGACGTTTTCCAAGGTTGGAGATGGGCGTTATGAGGAAGTTTTGATAGTTCTCTTTCCCCATGGATTGCAATTATTAACAATATTGGACTTTAAGGTCAGTAAAAGTTCGTTAGTTGAAGTAAAGAACGGAATAAAGACCATAGTGTGTAATAAACAACTAATGGTTCTATCACATGATCCCgaggaaaaacaaaccaTAGTAAGCATTATAGACATAGACAAGCAAGCCATAGAAGCAACACCATTGTTAGACATTCCGGAAGAACCGCTGACGTGTTTCGAAGTTAACGGAAGATTAttgattgttttcaaagaaaagatagtATGctttgattcaaaaattaaaaaaataagctATTCTTGGAAACCGCCATTTGTAATAAAACTTTGCGGTAAAATTAATAGTGAAATTTTGCTCCTCATTTCTGAGGATAATAGGAACATTCATTTTTATACGGAATTTGGAAACCTCCTGTTTGCCACATATTTTGACCAGGACGActatgatgaagataacgATGATGAGAACGTTAAAagtgaagataaaaaaaaggtggCCAAGTATGAAATATCTGATTTTGCCTACCTGGACAAATCCTTGATAACAGTATCTCGTTCTGGAGAATAccaattttggaaattatGGGAAGAAACGAAACAGACGCAATTCGATTTCAGGAACCCCAAATCCTACGTATTGACCAATACAAATAACGATATAATCATATATTCACCAGTGGCCAGTTCCTCTTTGAACAACGATAACTTACAAGTCATCAAACTTCCTACGAAGACTTTCAATAATCATATCGCTTTAGTAAAGATTAACTCCTCTTTGAAACTATGTGCCACTTATGTGTCgaacaaaaatatattgcttattcaaaatttggaaaccaATGTATGGTCTAGTTTTGCAGACCAAAATGTCTTAGATTTGCATTGGTTGGGTGATAACTATTTAATTTGTCATATGAAAAATAGCGATGGCTCAACAAGTTTGGAATGTTTACGAATTCCCCTTCAGGAGGCGAATAAGGACATAGAATTGTCGGATTACATTATCTGGGAATACAGGATTCCAGAAAATACGACTGTGTTCAGTGTACATGTTAATGCCCTATTTCGGTACAAactgttgaaaataaaatccAAGGACAACGAAACTTCAGAAAAGCAGGCGGAAGCTTTATTTAAGACAGCAGAGGTTATCTTAGTTACTGATACCCAAAcaattgtttttgatgtAATTTCTACTGTCCACCCAAGTGGGTTGAACCTCatcaaaagattttatcAATACCTAAAAATCAGTATTCCAATTGATGTACAACCTAACAAGATTGAATGGATAACGAATATGAAAGATggtttgttattttttgccGATAGGAAAATCATGAAATTATGCAAATTGAATGGAGGAGGCTGGCAAACCTTGACTTTACTAAGTAACATCGAAAGAATAGTTGATGTTATCAAGGACGAAATATTCCTGGTCCAGGGCCTCAATTACGTCATATACTCTTTAGAGGATTTATGGgatgataaaaaatcaTTGGTTTCGATcccaattgaagaagatttatACCCGATATCAATTACACCAGAAGCCGCTACCACGCATACACTTCACTGCATTTTCAACACAAGATTTTCCAAACTGGTGGTAAAGCACCAAATATACCTTGATCAACTGATCTTAGCCAAGTTGAGAGATGGTATAAATCtagaaaatatttcaagTGACTATCGTTCTTTAAAGCACTATAAATTTGCACtggaaaagattttatcTACTAAAATACTGCAAAACGATTCTCTAGATGACATCTTGAAATTAGTCAAGATGTATGATAATAGCGACTCAGAGCAAGACACACCAATGCCCAACCATAGTGGTATGTTAGAAATTATCAGTAACTGTTTGCGAAAGATTGAAACCAAGTACTGGAACCACCTTTTCACTAATCTTAAGATGACGCCAAGAGATTTATTAGCTTTATGCATAGAAGAGAACGAGGCCAAGATGCTTGGAATACTTCTTCTGGTGTTTTTGAACTACGATGAGAAAGAGATGGTAAATGACTTACATTTCAGGAAGCCAGAGGTGGAAACAAAAGACAACGAAACCACAGATGATTCATCAACAAGATCTTCAGATAAATCTGTTACAAACGTATTaaaggatgaagaattgATGCTAAAAGTTCTAGAGCTCCTGGTGACAAGTGCTGCAAATGCTACGGACCCAATGAAAGCTACCGATTCGTGGGACATGTGCTTCCAATTGATCCGCTTACTTAAGGAATTggacaaagaaaacaatacGCGAATGGTACAGAAGGCTCTCGAGAGGCTCAAGTGA
- the AFB1 gene encoding Afb1p — protein sequence MRFTAALYSFKNLFSLGLLVSRCSGAQAITSSADENTLARSAAADADMPFFLAFLEDFETAFPQYTSYMMQNHLTLPQAVADYYYHIADLASTANLESDIAQSFPFTQFKTFITAFPWYTSLLEKASATTIYPPQHFLTDDTQPSETSSAYSSRTASTSTENSIASSTASTSQPMFSNSKSHNNSTFSSTNEDTASTSTEKSSSISSTTQSQNGARTNSLYFPMALFGILAAAL from the coding sequence ATGAGATTTACTGCTGCTTTATATTCCTTTAAAAACCTCTTCTCATTAGGCTTGCTGGTCAGCCGTTGCTCTGGTGCACAGGCAATAACGTCCAGTGCAGATGAGAATACACTGGCCAGGTCCGCCGCTGCAGATGCTGATATGCCGTTCTTCCTGGCATTTTTGGAGGATTTCGAAACCGCATTTCCACAGTATACTTCATACATGATGCAGAACCATCTGACCCTTCCTCAAGCTGTTGCTGACTATTACTACCATATTGCTGACTTAGCCTCAACGGCTAATCTGGAATCTGATATTGCTCAGAGTTTCCCGTTCACGCAATTCAAAACATTTATTACGGCCTTCCCATGGTATACCTCTTTGCTAGAAAAGGCTTCGGCTACGACTATATATCCACCGCAACACTTTCTAACAGATGACACGCAGCCTAGCGAAACTAGCTCCGCCTATTCCAGTCGGACAGCCTCTACTTCCACAGAAAACTCTATTGCTTCATCCACAGCAAGCACGAGTCAGCCcatgttttcaaattccaAGTCACATAATAATTCGACGTTTTCTAGTACTAACGAAGATACGGCCTCAACATCGACAGAAAAGTCTTCATCAATCTCGTCAACCACACAATCACAAAACGGTGCCCGCACAAATAGCTTGTATTTCCCCATGGCGTTATTTGGAATCCTTGCCGCAGCGCTTTAA
- the NFG1 gene encoding Nfg1p, which yields MMISQLSALAFIPIALLQLLVVQAQLLTDTNAQNLNTALGQKVQYTFLDAGSSNDQLLHLPSTTSSSSVITNSLAMANFTGSSSFPVVTSSVISSIDYQSANSTITTQLTTSPSSSANYTTSSHTTNTIGSSTSTGAAGSIKPCFYFVVLLETIAYLFS from the coding sequence ATGATGATCAGCCAATTAAGTGCTCTAGCTTTTATTCCAATTGCCCTATTACAATTACTAGTCGTTCAAGCGCAACTTCTCACGGATACAAATGCTCAGAATTTAAATACGGCCTTGGGCCAAAAGGTGCAATACACCTTTCTTGACGCTGGGAGTTCCAACGATCAATtgcttcatcttccaaGCACGACGTCTTCGTCCAGTGTTATAACTAATAGTTTGGCAATGGCTAATTTCACCGGATCTTCCTCCTTCCCAGTAGTGACTTCCAGCGTCATCTCATCTATAGACTACCAATCCGCAAACTCTACTATAACCACTCAGCTTACAACGTCCCCATCTTCGTCAGCAAACTACACAACGAGCTCCCACACAACCAATACTATAGGCTCAAGTACAAGTACGGGTGCCGCAGGTTCAATCAAGCCATGTTTTTACTTTGTTGTACTGTTAGAAACAATCGcttatttgttttcctaA
- the TRX1 gene encoding thioredoxin TRX1, whose protein sequence is MVTQFKTASEFDSAIAQDKLVVVDFYATWCGPCKMIAPMIEKFSEQYPQAAFYKLDVDELGEVAQKNEVSAMPTLVLFKNGKEVAKVVGANPAAIKQAIAANA, encoded by the coding sequence TCAAAACTGCCAGTGAATTCGACTCTGCAATTGCTCAAGACAAACTAGTCGTCGTTGATTTCTACGCCACTTGGTGCGGTCCATGTAAGATGATTGCTCCAATGatcgaaaaattttctgaaCAATACCCACAGGCCGCCTTTTACAAATTGGACGTTGACGAATTAGGTGAAGTTGCCCAAAAGAACGAAGTCTCTGCTATGCCAACTTTggttcttttcaagaacGGTAAGGAAGTCGCTAAGGTTGTTGGTGCTAACCCAGCTGCCATCAAGCAAGCCATCGCTGCTAACGCCTAA